Proteins encoded in a region of the Frondihabitans sp. 762G35 genome:
- a CDS encoding HIT family protein, whose translation MTDGAAESSNDFAASRDAFQRLWTPHRAVYVGQGQGAHDDDCPFCAAPGKGDEEALIVARGEHAYVLLNLFPYNPGHLLVCPYRHVSTYDRATAEEVAEIGSLTQTGMRVLTDVSRAQGFNIGMNQGNVGGAGIAEHLHQHVVPRYSGDSNFFPIIAETKAVTRLLGDVRAAVADAWPGESSLGAERRPSTGAPNP comes from the coding sequence GTGACCGACGGTGCGGCGGAGTCGTCGAACGACTTCGCCGCGTCTCGGGACGCCTTCCAGCGTCTCTGGACCCCGCACCGCGCCGTCTACGTCGGACAGGGCCAGGGCGCCCACGACGACGACTGCCCGTTCTGCGCGGCCCCCGGCAAGGGCGACGAGGAGGCGCTGATCGTGGCGCGCGGCGAGCACGCGTACGTCCTGCTTAACCTCTTCCCCTACAACCCGGGCCACCTCCTCGTCTGCCCGTACCGCCACGTGTCGACGTACGACCGGGCGACGGCCGAGGAGGTCGCCGAGATCGGCTCCCTCACCCAGACCGGGATGCGCGTGCTGACCGACGTCTCGCGAGCCCAGGGCTTCAACATCGGGATGAACCAGGGAAACGTCGGCGGAGCGGGGATCGCGGAGCACCTCCACCAGCACGTGGTGCCGCGCTACTCCGGCGACTCCAACTTCTTCCCGATCATCGCGGAGACGAAGGCCGTCACCCGACTGCTCGGAGACGTCCGCGCGGCGGTCGCCGACGCCTGGCCGGGGGAGTCGTCTCTCGGCGCCGAGCGACGCCCGTCCACGGGAGCGCCGAACCCCTAA
- the thrS gene encoding threonine--tRNA ligase — MSDEVEPVTASSPEAREVTEATTGFDLFPDLSVVAVRVDGALFDLAATFEPGVLAEPVTIDSPQGLEILRHSTAHVMAQAVQSINPEAKLGIGPPVNDGFYFDFDVEEPFTPEALKAIEKVMERIVKQGQRFVRRVVSEDEARALMADEPYKLELIGLKGATAENPGGLIDGDAGESVEVGGTELTVYDNVDPKTGDVIWRDLCRGPHLPSTRLIGNGWKLMRVAAAYWRGSEKNKQLQRIYGTAWATKDALREHLARLEEAAKRDHRKLGAELDLFSFPDELGSGLAVFHPKGGIIRRAMEDYSRDRHEAEGYEFVYTPHITKSNLYETSGHLDWYKDGMFPAMHLDEARNEEGEIVRQGADYYLKPMNCPMHILVYRSQGRSYRDLPLRLFEFGSVYRNEKSGVIHGLTRVRGMTQDDAHIFTTRDEMANELKTTLNFVLSLLKDYGLNDFYLELSTKDPEKYVGDDATWEEATETLAQVARETGLELVPDPAGAAFYGPKISVQARDAIGRTWQMSTVQLDFNLPERFDLDYTAADGTHQRPVMIHRALFGSIERFFGVLTEHYAGAFPVWLSPVQVMGIPVADEYGDYLDDVAKQLRDRGVRVKVDHGNDRMPKKIRTHTKAKVPFQLIAGEEDRAAGSVSFRYRDGSQENGIPVAEAIEKIVTAIETKAQV; from the coding sequence GTGTCTGACGAAGTCGAGCCCGTGACCGCATCATCGCCCGAAGCGCGAGAGGTCACCGAGGCCACGACCGGGTTCGATCTCTTCCCCGACCTCTCGGTCGTCGCCGTCCGCGTCGACGGTGCCCTCTTCGACCTCGCTGCCACGTTCGAGCCCGGTGTCCTCGCCGAGCCGGTGACAATCGACTCGCCGCAGGGTCTCGAGATCCTGCGCCACTCGACCGCGCACGTCATGGCGCAGGCCGTCCAGTCGATCAACCCCGAGGCGAAGCTCGGCATCGGCCCGCCGGTCAACGACGGCTTCTACTTCGACTTCGACGTCGAGGAGCCCTTCACCCCGGAGGCGCTCAAGGCCATCGAGAAGGTCATGGAGCGCATCGTCAAGCAGGGCCAGCGGTTCGTCCGCCGCGTGGTCTCCGAAGACGAGGCGCGCGCCCTCATGGCCGACGAGCCCTACAAGCTCGAGCTGATCGGCCTCAAGGGCGCGACGGCGGAGAACCCCGGCGGGCTGATCGACGGCGACGCCGGCGAGTCGGTCGAGGTGGGCGGCACCGAGCTGACGGTCTACGACAACGTCGACCCGAAGACCGGCGACGTGATCTGGCGCGACCTCTGCCGCGGCCCGCACCTGCCCTCCACGCGCCTCATCGGCAACGGCTGGAAGCTCATGCGCGTCGCCGCGGCCTACTGGCGGGGCTCGGAGAAGAACAAGCAGCTCCAGCGCATCTACGGCACCGCCTGGGCCACGAAGGACGCCCTGCGCGAGCACCTCGCACGCCTCGAAGAGGCCGCTAAGCGCGACCATCGCAAGCTCGGCGCCGAGCTCGACCTGTTCTCGTTCCCCGACGAGCTGGGCTCCGGTCTCGCCGTCTTCCACCCCAAGGGCGGCATCATCCGCCGGGCCATGGAGGACTACTCGCGCGACCGTCACGAGGCCGAGGGTTACGAGTTCGTCTACACGCCGCACATCACCAAGTCGAACCTCTACGAGACCTCGGGTCACCTCGACTGGTACAAAGACGGCATGTTCCCCGCGATGCACCTCGACGAGGCGCGCAACGAGGAGGGCGAGATCGTCCGCCAGGGGGCCGACTACTACCTCAAGCCGATGAACTGCCCGATGCACATCCTCGTGTACCGGTCGCAGGGCCGCTCCTACCGCGACCTGCCGCTGCGGCTCTTCGAGTTCGGCAGCGTGTACCGCAACGAGAAGTCCGGCGTCATCCACGGCCTCACCCGGGTCCGCGGCATGACGCAGGACGACGCGCACATCTTCACCACCCGCGACGAGATGGCGAACGAGCTGAAGACGACGCTCAACTTCGTCCTCTCGCTCCTCAAGGATTACGGGCTCAACGACTTCTACCTCGAGCTCTCCACGAAAGACCCGGAGAAGTACGTCGGCGACGACGCCACCTGGGAGGAGGCGACGGAGACTCTGGCGCAGGTCGCGCGCGAGACGGGGCTCGAGCTCGTCCCGGATCCTGCAGGAGCCGCGTTCTACGGCCCCAAGATCTCCGTCCAGGCCCGCGACGCGATCGGCCGCACCTGGCAGATGTCGACCGTGCAGCTCGACTTCAACCTGCCGGAGCGCTTCGACCTCGACTACACCGCGGCCGACGGCACGCACCAGCGGCCCGTGATGATCCACCGCGCCCTCTTCGGCTCGATCGAGCGCTTCTTCGGCGTGCTGACCGAGCACTACGCGGGGGCCTTCCCGGTCTGGCTGTCGCCGGTCCAGGTGATGGGGATCCCCGTGGCCGACGAGTACGGCGACTATCTCGACGACGTGGCGAAGCAGCTCCGCGACCGCGGCGTCCGCGTCAAGGTCGACCACGGCAACGACCGCATGCCGAAGAAGATCCGCACCCACACCAAGGCCAAGGTGCCGTTCCAGCTCATCGCCGGCGAGGAGGACCGCGCCGCGGGCTCCGTGAGCTTCCGCTACCGCGACGGCTCCCAGGAGAACGGCATCCCCGTGGCCGAGGCGATCGAGAAGATCGTCACCGCGATCGAGACCAAGGCGCAGGTCTGA
- a CDS encoding PQQ-dependent sugar dehydrogenase, whose amino-acid sequence MSDISRPTPSRRAWSLALPVAVLALLTSACTAADPADERRSGSGSAETAAAADVTDVATGLEAPWAMVRLDSGSTLVSQRDDGTVVEVADDGSTRTVGTVDGVVHQGEGGLLGLAVLPGETTWLYAYETTATDNRVVRLPLTGDAGSYALGEQEDVLTGLAKASNHDGGRIAFGPDGMLYVTVGDANDRDAAQDPESLNGKILRMTPTGGVPDDNPTAGSLVYTLGHRNPQGIAWDDEGRMWASEFGQNTYDELNLIEPGENYGWPEVEGEGSDSRFTDPVVTWSTDEASPSGLVSIGDRLYLAGLGGERLWVIDPGSGDASSASATALLEGDLGRIRDVAEGPGGTLRLLTNNTDGRGDPRRGDDRLVELPLAG is encoded by the coding sequence ATGAGCGACATCTCGCGTCCGACCCCGTCCCGTCGTGCCTGGTCCCTGGCCCTCCCCGTGGCCGTCCTGGCGCTGCTGACCTCCGCCTGCACCGCCGCCGATCCCGCCGACGAACGCCGGAGCGGCAGCGGATCCGCCGAGACCGCCGCGGCTGCCGACGTCACCGACGTCGCCACGGGCCTCGAGGCTCCGTGGGCGATGGTCCGCCTCGACTCCGGCTCGACGCTCGTCAGCCAGCGCGACGACGGCACCGTGGTCGAGGTCGCCGACGACGGCTCGACCCGCACCGTCGGAACGGTCGACGGCGTCGTGCACCAGGGCGAGGGCGGCCTGCTCGGCCTCGCCGTCCTGCCCGGCGAGACCACCTGGCTCTACGCCTACGAGACGACGGCCACCGACAACCGCGTGGTCCGCCTGCCGCTCACGGGTGACGCCGGCTCCTACGCCCTCGGCGAGCAGGAGGACGTCCTCACCGGCCTCGCGAAGGCGTCGAACCACGACGGCGGCCGGATCGCCTTCGGCCCCGACGGGATGCTCTACGTCACGGTGGGCGACGCGAACGACCGCGACGCCGCGCAGGATCCCGAGTCCCTCAACGGCAAGATCCTCCGGATGACGCCGACCGGCGGAGTCCCCGACGACAACCCCACCGCGGGCTCGCTCGTCTACACGCTCGGCCACCGCAACCCGCAGGGCATCGCCTGGGACGACGAGGGCAGGATGTGGGCGAGCGAGTTCGGCCAGAACACCTACGACGAACTCAACCTCATCGAGCCCGGCGAGAACTACGGCTGGCCCGAGGTCGAGGGCGAGGGCAGCGACTCCCGCTTCACCGACCCGGTCGTGACGTGGTCCACGGACGAGGCGAGCCCCAGCGGTCTCGTGTCGATCGGTGACCGCCTGTACCTCGCCGGCCTCGGGGGTGAACGCCTCTGGGTGATCGATCCGGGTTCGGGCGACGCGTCAAGCGCATCGGCCACGGCCCTCCTCGAGGGCGATCTCGGCAGGATCCGCGACGTCGCCGAGGGCCCCGGCGGCACGCTCCGCCTCCTGACGAACAACACGGACGGGCGCGGCGACCCCCGCCGGGGCGACGACAGGCTGGTCGAGCTGCCGCTCGCAGGATGA
- a CDS encoding alpha/beta hydrolase — MTTTAPRPRRSPRRRPRVRSVVAAIVAVLLLVVTGFAVYCNIVMPGDRAAALRVWRDDRVRVQDAGDSVVMTPTASANGVGLVFIPGAKVDPYAYLSTFRDVVAGGTTVVITKPTLNLAFFDTRPLSTFERHAPGITTWAVGGHSLGGVRACQLASTPGTSGLLLLGSYCVDDLSSSKVDVLSLSGTRDGLSTPADIRRYRSSLPASASMVAIPGASHAQFGAYGKQPGDLAPTASRDEVDGVITDEVNRWVTQLGS; from the coding sequence ATGACCACCACCGCCCCGCGCCCGCGCCGCAGCCCCCGCAGGCGACCCCGCGTCCGTTCCGTCGTCGCCGCGATCGTCGCCGTCCTGCTCCTGGTCGTCACGGGCTTCGCCGTCTACTGCAACATCGTGATGCCCGGCGACCGCGCCGCGGCCCTCCGGGTGTGGCGCGACGACCGCGTGCGCGTGCAGGATGCGGGCGACAGCGTCGTCATGACGCCCACGGCGTCCGCGAACGGCGTGGGGCTCGTCTTCATCCCGGGCGCCAAGGTCGATCCGTACGCCTACCTCTCCACGTTCCGCGACGTGGTGGCCGGGGGCACCACGGTGGTCATCACGAAGCCGACCCTCAACCTCGCCTTCTTCGACACCCGTCCGCTCTCGACGTTCGAGCGCCACGCGCCCGGCATCACGACGTGGGCGGTCGGAGGGCATTCGCTCGGCGGGGTGCGCGCCTGCCAGCTCGCGTCGACCCCGGGGACCTCGGGGCTGCTCCTGCTCGGGAGCTACTGCGTCGACGACCTGTCGTCGTCGAAGGTCGACGTCCTGAGTCTCTCCGGCACCCGCGACGGCCTGTCGACGCCCGCGGACATCCGCAGGTACCGGTCGTCGCTGCCCGCGAGCGCCTCGATGGTCGCGATCCCGGGAGCGAGCCACGCCCAGTTCGGCGCCTACGGGAAGCAGCCCGGCGACCTCGCTCCCACCGCATCGCGCGACGAGGTCGACGGTGTCATCACCGACGAGGTCAACCGGTGGGTGACGCAGCTCGGCTCCTGA